Part of the Methylomonas rapida genome is shown below.
AGCTTCCCAGGTGGGAGGCGAGACGTGGGCGAAAAATTGCTGCCAGGACGCGGTATCGGTGGGAAACACCAAGCGGCCTTGATAATAGGTGACGCAAATCCAGAGGTAATACACTAGCGGCGGCAAGGCCACCATCAGCACGAGCCAGGAAAGGCCGAAACCGTATTTTTGCCGCACAGCATCCACGGCGCGGGTTGTCATCAAATCTTGATCGTCCATTGGTCACCCTTTTGACCGCTTTAGAATTTTCGATTGATCATCAGTTCGCGTAGCGCCATTTTGCCGTACGTCCATACCGTCTCGGCCAGCGTCGTTCCGTCGACAGCGCTGAATACAACGTCGCCAAGGATCAGCGGGAAGGCGGCGGGGATAAAACCTCTGCCATATTCCAGCATCCAGGCTGAGTCTGGTATTTTGAAACCATTGACCTTGCCGCGTTCGAGGACGGTATGATCGCCCGGACGAACGACTTCGCGCACCCCGCAATGGTTTGGCCGGTAAGTCCAGATTTCACCGGCCATCAGAAAATCATGGATATCCATGCGGTAGCGCCCGGAGAAGCCTTCCGTGCCGACCGGCGTCCCGAAGATGAGCAGATATTCGCTGAAAGAAGCGTGGAGTATGGTCATTACCCCGGTAGCGCCCGCCGTCAGACTAAAAAGCCAGCGCCGGGGCTGGCTGGCGTCGATATGGGCGGGGTAGGCCTTGGCGCAGGCTTCCACCACGGTTTTGACCATGTCTTCGTGGGGTTTGCCCATTCCTTGCAAGGCGATGGCTTGCAGC
Proteins encoded:
- a CDS encoding ERG2 family protein; its protein translation is MRYVFDIETLQAIALQGMGKPHEDMVKTVVEACAKAYPAHIDASQPRRWLFSLTAGATGVMTILHASFSEYLLIFGTPVGTEGFSGRYRMDIHDFLMAGEIWTYRPNHCGVREVVRPGDHTVLERGKVNGFKIPDSAWMLEYGRGFIPAAFPLILGDVVFSAVDGTTLAETVWTYGKMALRELMINRKF